A window from Leifsonia shinshuensis encodes these proteins:
- a CDS encoding MBL fold metallo-hydrolase gives MSGIRSTVRVAPGILFVEGPLSNWTVFHGAGAVELVDCGYPADLPLVEESIRIAGADPADLRRILITHGHSDHLGASARLAAERGVVVAASPAELPNVRRDVTEQVTVADLFPSIFKRGTVRWVVAAVRAGGLGDVGVRDAVAVEGESILLSTGHELQLVPAPGHTTGSVCFFEPESQSLLSGDAVVSGHPLLRDSGDLQQLPGFFQHDADEAARSARRLVLCDAARILPGHGPIVELAPYAAG, from the coding sequence GTGAGTGGCATCCGTTCGACCGTCCGCGTGGCCCCCGGCATCCTCTTCGTCGAAGGACCGCTCTCCAACTGGACTGTCTTCCACGGCGCCGGCGCCGTGGAACTGGTCGACTGCGGCTACCCCGCGGACCTTCCGCTGGTCGAGGAGTCCATCCGCATCGCGGGGGCCGACCCGGCCGACCTGCGCCGCATCCTGATCACCCACGGGCACTCCGACCACCTGGGCGCGAGCGCCAGGCTCGCCGCCGAGCGGGGCGTCGTGGTGGCCGCGTCGCCCGCCGAGCTCCCCAACGTGCGCCGCGACGTCACCGAGCAGGTCACCGTGGCCGACCTGTTCCCCTCGATCTTCAAGCGGGGAACGGTGCGCTGGGTGGTCGCCGCGGTGCGCGCCGGCGGCCTGGGCGACGTCGGCGTGCGGGATGCGGTGGCCGTGGAGGGCGAAAGCATCCTGCTCAGCACCGGACACGAGCTCCAGCTGGTGCCGGCGCCCGGGCACACGACCGGGAGCGTCTGCTTCTTCGAGCCCGAATCGCAATCGCTGCTGTCGGGCGATGCCGTCGTCAGCGGTCATCCACTGCTCCGTGACTCGGGCGATCTGCAGCAGCTGCCCGGGTTCTTCCAGCACGACGCCGACGAGGCGGCCCGGAGCGCCCGGAGGCTCGTCCTCTGCGACGCGGCCCGCATCCTGCCCGGGCACGGACCGATCGTCGAGCTGGCCCCGTATGCCGCCGGCTAG